The following coding sequences are from one Anguilla anguilla isolate fAngAng1 chromosome 12, fAngAng1.pri, whole genome shotgun sequence window:
- the LOC118209680 gene encoding olfactory receptor 1509-like — MVEISSNSTDILTLQGFDLPPQGVYAAFIFAMLSYLLIIFSNVFLMATIIMNKSLHQPMYFLLFNLPINDLIGSSTFFLQLIKEILLDSRYIEASNCIAQAFFVHVYWVTAALILSAMAYDRYIAICNPLKYSTIMTNSHIAKIIASVWLVALLLIGVLFFLLLRLPRCRSLISQTYCDNPSLLALVCADTTINNIYGLFITAGLQVFAVADQQESFSPISIHVSSA, encoded by the coding sequence ATGGTTGAAATTTCTTCAAACTCAACAGACATTCTGACACTGCAAGGCTTTGACCTACCTCCTCAAGGGGTGtatgctgcatttattttcgCCATGCTGAGCTACCTTTTAATTATCTTCAGTAATGTTTTCCTGATGGCCACCATTATCATGAATAAGAGCCTCCACCAGCCTATGTACTTCTTGCTCTTTAACCTGCCCATCAATGACCTCATTGGCTCCTCAACCTTCTTCCTGCAACTCATCAAAGAGATCCTGCTGGACTCCAGGTACATCGAGGCCTCCAACTGCATCGCTCAGGCGTTCTTCGTCCACGTTTATTGGGTTACTGCTGCTTTAATCCTCTCTGCCATGGCTTACGACAGGTACATCGCCATATGCAACCCACTGAAGTACAGCACCATAATGACCAACAGCCACATCGCGAAAATAATCGCATCGGTGTGGCTCGTGGCCCTGCTCTTGATTGGCGTGCTGTTCTTCTTACTACTACGGCTGCCTCGGTGCAGATCTTTAATATCGCAAACTTACTGTGACAATCCCTCTCTGCTTGCACTAGTTTGTGCAGACACCACCATCAACAACATTTACGGACTGTTCATCACAGCCGGCTTGCAAGTGTTCGCCGTGG